A region of Notolabrus celidotus isolate fNotCel1 chromosome 4, fNotCel1.pri, whole genome shotgun sequence DNA encodes the following proteins:
- the LOC117811595 gene encoding S1 RNA-binding domain-containing protein 1-like isoform X3: MMRRPRTTTAKVVEIIDIDSDLSTTQIISSDEDGEEWRPSEPKPKAASKTARAPAAGEKKAAAKRTAKPKEPKEPKEPKVPKEPKPRAPRKPAAERKPQARKALTKSAAPGLAVAKRKIDDEGQNKEGEKQTGGPEESGPSAGIKKERLSFSPRGPNKTYGGAGEGSSMAFLKAKKEEIEEEDFTFGEPCLKKQKTMGSGMGRPTALPPSSANALRNELGMNWDLIELLSILTCVEQWVSVNIISLLREENTVPFMVRYRKEMINHMDADAVRDVQLVYEELRSLAKKTQSAIQTLKKDGVLTTELEQDLRSCRSADELDHVYSPYKKGSKLTKARRAKALGLEEAASILLDSPHTLDLRAWVKPGSEGLSSVEEVSTGVEHILADMIAKDPETLTFIKTLCENSFVQIQSSVSKSALKGKEPDKTAKGHQKPGAQQNKNKDIDKFHLYFDFTSNIQSIQSHQTLAINRGESLKI, translated from the exons GTCCACCACACAGATAATTAGTAGTGATGAGGATGGTGAGGAATGGAGGCCATCAGAGCCCAAGCCAAAAGCCGCCAGCAAGACTGCCAGAGCTCCTGCAGCCGGGGAGAAGAAAGCAGCTGCCAAGAGAACTGCCAAACCAAAAGAACCAAAAGAACCCAAAGAACCTAAAGTGCCTAAAGAGCCTAAGCCAAGGGCACCCCGCAAGCCTGCAGCAGAGCGAAAACCACAGGCCCGTAAAGCCTTGACGAAATCTGCTGCACCTGGATTGGCTGTAGCAAAGAGGAAAATAGATGATGAGGGCCAAAATaaggaaggagaaaaacaaacaggtggtCCAGAAGAGAGTGGACCAAGTGCTGGAATAAAGAAGGAG AGGTTGTCATTTTCCCCACGAGGACCCAACAAGACGTACGGAGGGGCAGGTGAAGGGTCGTCAATGGCTTTTCTTAAAGCCAAGAAAGAggagatagaggaggaggatttcACATTTGGTGAGCCCTGTCTAAAGAAACAGAAGACCATGGGTTCCGGCATGGGACGACCAACTGCTCTCCCACCATCATCAGCCAACGCTCTGAGAAATGAACTGGGTATGAACTGGGACCTGATAGAG CTGCTGTCCATCTTGACATGTGTGGAGCAATGGGTGTCTGTGAATATCATTTCTCTGCTTCGTGAGGAGAACACTGTGCCTTTCATGGTCCGCTACCGCAAAGAGATGATTAACCACATGGACGCCGATGCTGTCCGAGATGTCCAGCTGGTGTATGAAGAGTTACG CTCTCTAGCCAAGAAGACCCAGTCTGCTATTCAGACCCTGAAGAAGGACGGGGTTTTGACAACTGAGCTGGAACAGGATCTGAGAAGCTGCCGGTCAGCTGATGAACTGGATCATGTG TACTCTCCCTATAAAAAAGGCAGTAAGCTGACAAAGGCTCGCAGGGCCAAAGCGCTGGGTCTTGAGGAGGCTGCTTCAATCCTGCTGGACTCGCCACACACTCTGGATTTAAGGGCATGGGTAAAGCCTGGTTCTGAGG gTCTGTCTTCAGTGGAGGAAGTGTCTACAGGTGTGGAGCATATCTTAGCTGACATGATAGCTAAAGACCCAGAGACTCTCACCTTCATCAAAACATT GTGCGAGAACAGCTTTGTGCAAATCCAGTCCTCCGTGTCCAAGTCAGCACTAAAAGGAAAAGAGCCTGACAAGACTGCCAAAGGCCACCAAAAACCAGGGgcacagcaaaacaaaaacaaggacatTGACAAGTTCCATCTCTACTTTGACTTCACCTCTAACATCCAATCCATACAGTCCCATCAG acCCTGGCTATTAACCGAGGAGAGAGTCTGAAGATTTGA